The window ATCCCGCCCGTTTCAACGCTGTCGTGAACCGTCAGCGGGTGCGCGATCATGTCGTCCCAGCGGCTCTGCCCCTCCGATATCAGGCTGAGGCCAGCGTCCAGTTGATCATCGACGTACTCCGCGCGCACCTCGTCGTACTGCTCGACTATCGCCTCGCTCTCGTCACCGCTCAACAGGTCTCCCTTCTGGTGGCCCTTGAGGTCCGAGAGCGTCTCTTTCGCCCAGTCCGGGAGCGGATACAATCCCGGCGTGGCCGCGACTCGTTCGGTCATCACCGTTGGTTCGATATGCCGCCGTATAATATTTGCTAATACATTTCATGTCCAACAGTTATTCTACGGGCGGCGGAGCGCGAGCACGGTGAGCGTCTCGAACGGGAACGACTCCTCGACTGCGACGGCGTGCTCGAACCCCGCGTCCTCGACAAGCGAGAGCACCTCGTCGTAGCCGGTCAGCGAGGAGACCAAGAGGAGGACGACGCCGTCCGGCGCGAGCACGCGACCCACGTCGGCGAGGAACGGTTCGATGAGTTCGCGGCCGGACTCGCCGCCCGAGAGCGCGTGTTCCATCCAGTCGTCCCACTCGTTGTCCGGGTCGGTCGGGAGGTACGGCGGGTTGAAACACACCGTGTCGAACGCGTCCGTCCGAAACGGCGAAACGAGGTCGGCGACGACCGCCTCGACGCCCCGGTCGCGGGCCTGCCGAGCGGCGTGTGGGTTGAGGTCGCTGCCGACCACCGCTCCGTCGTGCTCGTCTGCGATCTGCGCCGCGACCCAGCCCGATCCCGTCCCCACATCAAGCACGCGACCGTGCGCCTCGGCGAGCGCCGCCTCGGCGAGCAGCCCCGAGTCCTCGGCCGGTTGGTAGACGACGGCGTCGTCGACCCCGCGCCGCTCGGCGAGGTCGGTCACCGCCCTGTCCCTCCGTCGTTGCCCGCACCGACGTTCGCGTCGCCCGAGCTGTTGGTCCCGTCGTCGCCCGCGTCACTCGCGCCGTCGCCCTCGGCCGTGCCGCCCGAGTCGCTCGCACCGTCGCCGTCCCGCACCGACGCCCGCCCTTCGACCGAGGCGTCGAGCTGCGGCCCGGTCGCGCCCTCGGCGCGCGCGGAGAGCGTCTGCTGCGGGAAGGGGATCACGACCCCCTCCGCCTCTAAGGCGGCCTTCATCGCGCTCATCGCGGCGGTCTGCGTGCGCCAGCGCTTCCGCATGCTCGGATTGCGGATCCAGTAGCGGAGGCCGAGGACGACCGCGGAGTCCGCGAATCGTTTCGTCACGGCGTTCGGCTCCGGCATCTCGGCGACGCCTTCCACCTCCGCGACCGCGCCCTCGAGTAGCTCCGCCGCCCGGTCGATGTCGGTGTCGTAGTCGACGCCGACCTCGATTTCGATCCGGAGTCGGTTCCGACGCGACCGGTCGACGATCGAGCCGGCGCGCACGTCGTCGTTCGGCAGCGTGACCATCTCGCCGTCGAACGAGCGGAGTCGCGTGCTCATGATCGATATCTCCGTGACGGTGCCCTCGTGGTCGCCGACCTCGACCCAGTCGCCGACCTCGAACGGCCGGGAGAACATCAGCACGAACCCGGCCAGCACCGCCCCGAGGGTCTGTCGCGCCGCCATCCCGACCACGATTCCTAAGAATCCCGCGCCGACGAGGAGTCCGCCGACGTTGTCGGTGAACAGCCCGACGACCACGAGCAGCGCGGCCGTGTACACCGAAAGCTGCGTGAGCCGGAGGATGACCTCCTGCTGATGGTCGGAGATCGACGCGCTCTCGGCTGCGACCTCGCGGATGACGCCGCCGAGAAAGTCCGTGACGGCGTACGCGATGGCGAGGAGCACGACCGCGAGCACGACGTTCGATAGCTGGTCTGCGATCGCCGCCGACCGGACGGCTTCGAGGAGCGCCCCGCTCCGGTCCCACACCCCGATCAGCGCGATCGCGCCGGCGGCCGTGACGGCGGCGACGCTCGTCGACAACAGCAGCCGCCGAGTCGACGACAGCTCGTCGTCACGCCGCTTCAGCCGCCGGGTGAGATACCGCGCGGCGAGCACGACCGCAACGATAAACGTCGACACCGCGAGCCGCTCGGCGTTGCCCGCGAGGACGCTCTGCGGGTCGGTCGCGAGTCCGGAGACGCCGACCGTCATCCGGTTACGCCTCCATCGGCGACCCGTGTTCGCGGGCCAGCTCTGCCAGCGCCGCGAACGCCGCCGGCTCCACGTTTCCGGGTCGCCGTCGGAGCAGATCCTCCTCGGCGGCGTCGACGACGGCCTCGGGGTCGTCAAGTCCGGAGATGTGGCCGGTGTTTCGGATCGCGTTCCGGACCGTCTTGCGCCGCTGGGTGA is drawn from Halorubrum sp. BV1 and contains these coding sequences:
- a CDS encoding HemK2/MTQ2 family protein methyltransferase; translation: MTDLAERRGVDDAVVYQPAEDSGLLAEAALAEAHGRVLDVGTGSGWVAAQIADEHDGAVVGSDLNPHAARQARDRGVEAVVADLVSPFRTDAFDTVCFNPPYLPTDPDNEWDDWMEHALSGGESGRELIEPFLADVGRVLAPDGVVLLLVSSLTGYDEVLSLVEDAGFEHAVAVEESFPFETLTVLALRRP
- a CDS encoding mechanosensitive ion channel family protein, producing the protein MTVGVSGLATDPQSVLAGNAERLAVSTFIVAVVLAARYLTRRLKRRDDELSSTRRLLLSTSVAAVTAAGAIALIGVWDRSGALLEAVRSAAIADQLSNVVLAVVLLAIAYAVTDFLGGVIREVAAESASISDHQQEVILRLTQLSVYTAALLVVVGLFTDNVGGLLVGAGFLGIVVGMAARQTLGAVLAGFVLMFSRPFEVGDWVEVGDHEGTVTEISIMSTRLRSFDGEMVTLPNDDVRAGSIVDRSRRNRLRIEIEVGVDYDTDIDRAAELLEGAVAEVEGVAEMPEPNAVTKRFADSAVVLGLRYWIRNPSMRKRWRTQTAAMSAMKAALEAEGVVIPFPQQTLSARAEGATGPQLDASVEGRASVRDGDGASDSGGTAEGDGASDAGDDGTNSSGDANVGAGNDGGTGR